The Anas platyrhynchos isolate ZD024472 breed Pekin duck chromosome 1, IASCAAS_PekinDuck_T2T, whole genome shotgun sequence genomic sequence ccttccaccagctcagggtactgggtacttgccgctaaagactgaggcgaagaaggcattaagcacctccgccttttcctcatctcttgtaactaggtttccccctgcatctagtaaaggatggagattctccttagtcctcctttttgtgttgatgtatttataaaaacattttttgttatctttaacggcagtagccagattgagctccagatgagctttggcctttctaattttgtccctgcacagcctcgcaacatccttatagtcctccctagtggcctgtccacttttccaaagattataaaccctcttttttctcctaagctcaagccacaattctctgttcagccaggctggtcttcttccccgccagctcgtctttgggcacgtggggacagaccgttcctgcgccgttaagatttccctcttgaagagcgcccagccttcctggaacCCTCTgtccttcagaactgcctcccaagggtctctaccaaccagtgtcctgagcagcccaaagtcagccctccagaagtccaatacagcagttttactggtccccttcctggcctcgccaagaatagagaactccagcatttcatggtcactctgcccaagacagctcccgacaatcacatcctccaccagtccttctctgtttgtgaagagaaggtctagcggggcaccacccctggtaggcccactaaccagctgcgtcaggaagctatcttccacgctctccagaaacctcctagactgcttctctgggctgtgttgtgcttcctgGATAtatcagggaagttgaagtcccccatgagaacaagcgctgaagatttcgcaacttctgtcagctgcctgtagaactcttcatccgtctcctcatcctggttcggcggtctatagcagaccccgaccaggacgctagccttgttgtccctgccgatcctaacccaaagggactcgaccttgtcattcccagcctcgagttctacaacatcaaaagactctctcatatagagagccacaccaccaccccttctgtgctgcctgtcccttctgaagagcttatagccagtcattgcagcactccagtcatgagaccggtcccaccacgtctccgtgatggcaaccaagtcgtagcctgcccgccgcacgatggcttccagctcctcctgtttgttacccatgctgcgtgcattggtgtagatgcacttcagctgggccattgctttatcccccggccttgctattgttccctctggcacagctccaacaatccttgcttcagccccatccctcttcttacctagtttaaagaccTCTCaacgagccctgccagctcctggcccaggatcctttttcccctagaaGATAGGAACCCGcctgcggccatcaggccgggtgccgagtaaagtgccccatggtcgaaaaaaacaagatttctgcgttggcaccagcccctgagccacgtgtttaacaggtgggctttccgtgtcctctctgtacccctccctgccactgtagggatggacgaaaacaccacccgcactcctgctccatccactaaccgtcccagccccctaaagtcttgtttgatagccttcaggcttctctcttcaatgtcatcgctacctgcctggactatcaaaagaggataatagtcagaggggcgaaccaggttgggaagcttcctggcaacgtgcctgaccctggccccagggaggcagcagacttccctaggggtagggtcaggccaacaaatagggccctctgttcccctaagaagagagtctcccacaacaataacccttctgtctttcttggtggaggcagtcctgaggcgtggagttgacctcctcgccctaggcatcctcctgggaacacttgctacctcttcctcacccacgGGTCTCtcgagctccagggcctcaaacctgtttcgtaagggcacctgggaaggtgggaccggaaggggagggcatcgcttGCGAtgttgagcagggacctgtttccattcctcctcaactcccagatcccttccctctgcccaacggcgacagggcagggggtccacccgcatttggggtgtctcacctcgatacctctccttgaggccctgcagggagtagctccacaagtctatctcccgctcacactccctgatatccctcaacctctccacctcctccttgagctccgccaccatgcggaccaggtcatccacctgctcgcacctcatgcacgcagtttctctgcctcccgctgatggcaggaacaggctcagacactccttgcatccggtgacctgaactgcagcattttttaatgggcagtcggtctgggtgtgtaccgacttcctggagagcgcaccgtgcctggtggagaccattatcacctAGTTAACGGCTGTTGTTAAGGAGGTGTTAGTATGGGCAGGGGGagcgctctgcccttcctgctcccccTACCTGTGCTAACTGCTGTGCCACAGCCTTCTGACACGCCatgccctgtttgcccgtcctggtTGCTcacgctccctaggggcagcttttgaacggccggggagggggcgcctCAATTCTGCGCCTCAATTCTGCATCTGGCAATGat encodes the following:
- the LOC113842844 gene encoding uncharacterized protein, which translates into the protein MVSTRHGALSRKSVHTQTDCPLKNAAVQVTGCKECLSLFLPSAGGRETACMRCEQVDDLVRMVAELKEEVERLRDIRECEREIDLWSYSLQGLKERYRGETPQMRVDPLPCRRWAEGRDLGVEEEWKQVPAQHRKRCPPLPVPPSQVPLRNRFEALELERPVGEEEVASVPRRMPRARRSTPRLRTASTKKDRRVIVVGDSLLRGTEGPICWPDPTPREVCCLPGARVRHVARKLPNLVRPSDYYPLLIVQAGSDDIEERSLKAIKQDFRGLGRLVDGAGVRVVFSSIPTVAGRGTERTRKAHLLNTWLRGWCQRRNLVFFDHGALYSAPGLMAAGGFLSSRGKRILGQELAGLVERSLN